A stretch of the Serratia marcescens genome encodes the following:
- a CDS encoding HP1 family phage holin: MEKITSFITYAMALFLAWLGKLSPQDIAFLVGAAVGIGTFLVNWYYRRKSLQILKAIERNAASRRKIYDECNR, translated from the coding sequence ATGGAGAAAATCACCTCATTCATCACCTACGCCATGGCGCTGTTTCTCGCCTGGCTCGGCAAGCTCTCTCCGCAGGACATTGCCTTTTTAGTCGGTGCGGCGGTAGGCATCGGCACGTTTCTGGTGAACTGGTACTACCGACGTAAAAGCCTGCAGATCTTGAAGGCTATTGAGCGCAATGCGGCATCACGGAGGAAAATTTACGATGAGTGCAATCGTTAA